A portion of the Phaenicophaeus curvirostris isolate KB17595 chromosome 17, BPBGC_Pcur_1.0, whole genome shotgun sequence genome contains these proteins:
- the COMT gene encoding catechol O-methyltransferase isoform X1, which yields MLESYSALLFIVFALLFILLLLFRVLVRRNATVALLWNDVIREKITNFIMNQSKEQRILNFVLQNAVRGDPSSVVDTIDKYCSQKEWAMNVGNEKGLILDKTVEEVNPSVALELGTYCGYSAVRIARLLKAGAYLLTVELNPEVAAIAKQIIEFAGVQDKVKLLEGPSQEIIPQLKKKYEVDTLDFVFLDHWKDRYAPDTILLQECNLLRKGSVLLADNIIVPGAPEFIKYIRNNPRFQCTNYPSHLEYMKVEDAMEKAVFLG from the exons aTGCTGGAGAGCTATTCAGCCCTTTTGTTCATTGTCTTCGccctgcttttcattttgctgctaCTCTTTAGGGTGCTTGTCAGGAGAAACGCCaccgttgcccttctctggaatGATGTAATCCGCGAGAAAATAACCAATTTCATCATGAATCAAAGCAAAGAACAGAGGATTTTAAATTTTGTGCTGCAGAATGCAGTCCGAGGAGACCCGTCTAGTGTGGTGGATACTATAGATAAGTACTGCTCCCAGAAGGAATGGGCCATGAACGTGGGCAATGAGAAAG GTTTAATTCTAGACAAGACAGTGGAAGAGGTCAATCCATCAGTTGCACTGGAGCTGGGAACATACTGTGGCTACTCTGCAGTTAGGATTGCTCGGCTACTGAAGGCAGGAGCTTATCTTCTCACTGTGGAGTTAAACCCAGAAGTTGCTGCTATAGCTAAACAGATAATTGAGTTTGCTGGAGTACAAGATAAG GTAAaactcctagaaggcccttcaCAGGAAATTATCccccagctgaagaaaaaatatgaagtggATACTCTGGATTTTGTCTTCCTGGACCATTGGAAAGACAGATATGCTCCAGACACCATCCTGCTTCAG GAATGCAACTTGCTGCGGAAGGGCTCAGTTCTTCTGGCTGACAATATCATCGTCCCAGGAGCTCCAGAATTCATTAAATATATCCGCAACAACCCCCGTTTCCAATGCACTAACTACCCATCTCATCTGGAATATATGAAAGTGGAGGATGCTATGGAAAAGGCTGTATTTTTGGGATAA
- the COMT gene encoding catechol O-methyltransferase isoform X2: MNQSKEQRILNFVLQNAVRGDPSSVVDTIDKYCSQKEWAMNVGNEKGLILDKTVEEVNPSVALELGTYCGYSAVRIARLLKAGAYLLTVELNPEVAAIAKQIIEFAGVQDKVKLLEGPSQEIIPQLKKKYEVDTLDFVFLDHWKDRYAPDTILLQECNLLRKGSVLLADNIIVPGAPEFIKYIRNNPRFQCTNYPSHLEYMKVEDAMEKAVFLG, translated from the exons ATGAATCAAAGCAAAGAACAGAGGATTTTAAATTTTGTGCTGCAGAATGCAGTCCGAGGAGACCCGTCTAGTGTGGTGGATACTATAGATAAGTACTGCTCCCAGAAGGAATGGGCCATGAACGTGGGCAATGAGAAAG GTTTAATTCTAGACAAGACAGTGGAAGAGGTCAATCCATCAGTTGCACTGGAGCTGGGAACATACTGTGGCTACTCTGCAGTTAGGATTGCTCGGCTACTGAAGGCAGGAGCTTATCTTCTCACTGTGGAGTTAAACCCAGAAGTTGCTGCTATAGCTAAACAGATAATTGAGTTTGCTGGAGTACAAGATAAG GTAAaactcctagaaggcccttcaCAGGAAATTATCccccagctgaagaaaaaatatgaagtggATACTCTGGATTTTGTCTTCCTGGACCATTGGAAAGACAGATATGCTCCAGACACCATCCTGCTTCAG GAATGCAACTTGCTGCGGAAGGGCTCAGTTCTTCTGGCTGACAATATCATCGTCCCAGGAGCTCCAGAATTCATTAAATATATCCGCAACAACCCCCGTTTCCAATGCACTAACTACCCATCTCATCTGGAATATATGAAAGTGGAGGATGCTATGGAAAAGGCTGTATTTTTGGGATAA